Genomic segment of Glandiceps talaboti chromosome 17, keGlaTala1.1, whole genome shotgun sequence:
ACAAATTTCAGAATTTGTACTAATATAATTTTGATTGGATTTTCTtattaaattaaatgtaaaCGAAATACTTACTTTTCATGATGGAAATCGTGGAACTCCGGGGACCAAGTAAGCGGAAAATGGTATCCAGAATGGTCAATGCCGGTAATCAACATTAATGTGAATGCCCATATCCATGTAGGTAGGAGGTGAGATCCCATGATTAACGGACCAGAAAAGACAGGGACAATATTTGATGCTAGAAACTCTATAGGATGAGCGTAAATACACACCAACCCAATCGGAGCAGACCATTCGTGATGTTTCTTGTGAATCCATTTATAAAAGTAGGGATGATGAAGAAGGCtagaaattgataaaataaatcacAATAAAATAAACGGCAgtaaacatatgcaaatgaaaaaacCCGGACATATTATGATATCACGCAATATGTCTTGACCTTGTTGGCAATAGTTCTAGGTGTAACTTTGTCTGTATATTTTTATGAGGTTCAACAAAATCAAAACCGTCACTCACGTTATTATAAGCACCGTAGCCAACGCACATAAGGTAATgcgaaaaaaaatgttttacaaatgtcaacatgtctctgacaatatgtgtctAAGATAATATTGGACGTTCTTTGCGATATTGTTAACAATATGCTAAAAGTCGACCAGTATCAGTATCAGGTCTTGGCCATTAGTTAGTAAAGATGAGGCCCAAGGGTTAATTAAGTTGTAAAAcgtaaaaaattgtgtggtccCGATTACatgcaattttaaaataggtgggggtaggtagattttttttattttattttattttattttattatatatttttttcatgtgtgagtgtctagttcagcaTTTCCATGATTGTTTTCAAATGGtgtctgtattgtttatttcttcctatcagatgtacagccattatagattggaagaatagttttatattgtctttttaagttgatgtcagtttccgcacccactatttcttgcgagacttcacgattttccaGACTTTATTATTATTGCCTTAGTGTAATTTGTTTATCAAGACtgttctatgtatgtatgtatgtatgtatgtatgtatgtatgtatgtatgtatgtatgtatgtatgtatgtatgtatagttattaGATACATAAATTTGCCAAgttaaaaaatatcaatgtaaAGTTCCAATCACAGCAAATCTATCATAATGAATGTGTGTAATACTCTTTGTTTATTCGTTACCTTGCAGGTAGATTTTCGCTTACCCAGTAATCAAGGAACCGTAAAGAATTCCATGCTGTACGAACCCACACATGTATTGTAAAAGTCCCTAGGCATAATATAAGGTGTAACATTTGCATGGTACAGTACATAATTCTATTACGTTTACAACAGTTAGTTTGTTAATACGTGTCTTACCGATGAGAGTAATAAAAGAATATTTCGTTAAACACTCCTGCCATGAAGATGTCTAGAAGTATTCTTGAGTTGGAAGGAATGTACCACCCATAGGAGATAACAGGTgtaatcaaaatgatatttgtaaatgttgtCTTTAGACCTTTGAGCAGCAGTGATGGATCCAGCTACAAATCAAATAAGATCATGTTTGGATATTCAATGAAGTTCAATAAAGGAAATAAGATATGGTTTGGAAATTCAAATGAAGTTCAATAAAGGTCAAATTACACGATTATAGTTAGAAACTGATACAACGTCAGGAAAGGGTCGACGTACGGCCTCCTTTCCTATTTCAGAATTTTGCCCCTTCTATATGTTTTTCGTTTCTTTTCCATAAAGATATTGTTTGGTATCACGTTACTCCTATTATAATAAACGTATTAAAAAGGTATTGATACAGAAGTGCTTATGTCAAacatttttgtgtgaaaatgtgTCCATTTTGCATAACTAAATCAAGTTGACGTCCGCATTATTTGAATCGAATTGAATCGATTTATTTACCAGATACAAGAAGAATTGTAAAAACCTGTATATTTCAATGAAGAGTATTACCAGGATAATACATATGATGAGAACCTCAGAAATAGTACGCGTTTTTCATTGGTCTAGAAATGTAAAGgtaaaattaataatatttctGTTTGTAGCTTTATACAGCCACTTTATGTCTGGTATGCATTGCAAACATTCATCCACATTAATGTTTTGAATAATCATGTTATCTAATTTCAAATACTTGTATATTAAAACAATCGCCGTGTCTGTCAAATCGATATACTTACTGGTATATTTTTATCGGCTTGTACTTTGTATTGGGAAAGAAATTTAGGTTTTCCAGACA
This window contains:
- the LOC144448225 gene encoding fatty acid hydroxylase domain-containing protein 2-like, producing MDGIDVGNITQQRYVELVWSKIYRSFGENDMLMFSVGTWLVSMTTYWIVNLALLYIDLSGKPKFLSQYKVQADKNIPLDPSLLLKGLKTTFTNIILITPVISYGWYIPSNSRILLDIFMAGVFNEIFFYYSHRLLHHPYFYKWIHKKHHEWSAPIGLVCIYAHPIEFLASNIVPVFSGPLIMGSHLLPTWIWAFTLMLITGIDHSGYHFPLTWSPEFHDFHHEKFHCNFGFVGFLDWFHGTDTLFRNSAASKRDKLLLCFTPLSVSIPDEKKTE